The DNA segment GATCCTCAATATATTTTTTCCAGAAAAAACTTAGGCCCAATGCAATCGACATCTTTACAAAAATACCGCCATATATACCAATAACAGTTACTGGAGATGGAAAGTATTTCTCAAAAATGCCCCACCTCAATGCCCAATGCGTAAGATAGAGAGCAAAAGATACATCGCCTAGCCACACAAGAAATTTAGGGAAATTAATCATCCCTCGATACTCAATAATAGTGGCCCCTAGAATAACGAGGCCAGCTGGTAATGCAGCTCCCAAAAAAGAGAACCCTTTCGCTTTATCCACATTTAAGTACCCATAAATTAGAAGAGTAACACCCAGAGCGAAAATAAGCCATGCAAAGAGAGTTGGAATTTTATCTTTAAACTTGTAAAAACCCCATGCGGCTGCGATTCCCGGAATAAACTCAAGCATCATCGGATTCGTTATCAATCGAAGATAAACCAAAGAAAATTGAGTATCCCTATTGGAATCAAATGATGGCAAAATCCCAAAGAAAATTGGCAATATAAAAACAAAGAATAAGATTATAGATACCGCCGCAGCAAGAGCAAATCTTCCGAAAAAAAGACTAATACAGAAGATTAAATAGAATGCAATTTCGTAACATAGCGTCCACCCAACGTCATTCATTAACAATGAGTAATATGGAGCTTGCAAATTTCCCAAAGGGATAAAAAACATCATTTTCAGGAAGTCGACACCACTAGGGTCACTCTTGCTTAACAAATAAGCAATGAACAGCATGCTCACCCAGTACGAAGGAGCAATTCGAAAAAATCGCTTAATAGCAAAACTACCTGGATTTGCCGGCTCCGCTCTAGACAAGACGCCTACCCACGCCAATATGAAACCGCTGATTACAAAAAATATATCTACACCCAAATAACCTTTAGAAAGAATTTCTGCAGCATAAGAGGTCGATTTATCAGACCATAAAGGAAGAGAAAAACTAAAATGATAAAAAACTACCGAGACTGCTGCAAAGCCTCTTAAGCATTGCAACGAATCCATTTTATTCTTATTCAATAATGTCATGCCAATTAATTTCAATATTAATTATTTAATGCAATAATTCCTAGCGTGAGCTAATAATTTGCGGAGCTGTGGCAGCAGTCTGTTGATCGAACTGATTGCATCATGCTCAAGAACGACTTAGCACGACAGGCCGGAAAGTTAGGCATGCAGTGTAACAACTATGCATTGGCTAGACACAGCAGCACAGCGCATGGAGGGAAGCGAAATGAAGCTGATCAGCAACGAAGCCTGAGACAGACTTCACGCGACCTTTAACGCCAGTCAAAGATCTAATTTCACAGCCGACACCCGCTGACACTGCTTTGCATACTGCTGCAGATAGTCGATTTTTGCAGCGTCCTCTGCAATGGCGTCTCGGAGATCGAAAACACGCTCTGATATGCCTGCATCGAGCGCGATGGCGTCATTGCCCACACCGCCGGCGGCGGCATCTGTGGACCCTGGACCACCGGGTTGATCGACGTAGCGGGTGACGATGCGCACCCCGCAAGTGCCTGCGCGCACGCAATCACGCAGGCGCTGTGTTTCAGTTTTTGCATTGCTTAGTTCCTCAGTGCTTTTCTTGTCAGCAGCGGCCAGGGCCCGGCCCACCTGCTGCTCATAGGCCCGCACAGCATCCGCTGCTGCCCGGGTTTTGGTGGCGATATCTGCCAGCACACCGGCATGGTCCTGACGCAGCTGGGCCAGTGCGGCATCCGCCCGCCAGCCCTGGGCAGCCCAGCCCGCTGCAAAGGCGCTGGCCAGCGCCAGGGCGGCCAGGATGCTTTTGCCCCGGCCCGTCATGCCAAGCCTCCCTCGCACAGCTGGCGCTCGGCCGCGCGCCGGCGCACCAGGCCCGACAGCTGCTTGCCGCCGGCGTAGGTCCAGCGGCTCAGCTCTGCGCACGCCCCGGCCATGTCCCCGGCATTTGCCTTGCGCACCAGGGTAGAGGCACAGAACGCCCCCTCCCCCACGTTGAACGCAAAGCTCAGGAATGCGGCTCGCTGGCCATCAGTCAGTTGCTCTCGGATGCAGCCCAGCGCGTCGGCATGCCGGTCCAGATCCTGGTACAGCATGGCTTCGCACTGTTCGCGCGTGAAAGTCTGCCCCATGCGCAGCTCAGGCCCTGTGTGGCCGGTGCACGCGGTCACGATGCCGATGGGGTCGCGGTACGTGCGGTACACGGTGCCCTCATGCGTGGCCACGAACGGCACCACCACCGCTGCAGCTGCAGCCCCGATGGCGGCTATCAGTTGTTGTTTGTAATTCATTTGGGGTAGATCCCCCGAACTGCATTCCAGGCTGCGGTGAGTGCCAGGCCCAAGCCCACAATGGCGGCCATGGGCCGGGCCAGCTTGCCCAGCCAGTTGAGCACCTTGAATGCACCTTTCATGGCCGTGAAAAACTCCAGCAGATCGGCCAGTTGCTGCTTGAGCTCACCCAACTCCTGGCGTGTCTTGCCCAATTCCCTCTCGATTGCCGCCATGCGCTCGCTCCCATTGTCAAAACGCTCATTCACCTGCTGGGCTGCCAGCACCGGCAGCTCGTTTCCGAAGTCGTCCATCACCCCTCCCCGGGCGTAAAAAAACCCGCCGAGGCGGGGTTGTGGTCTGCGCACTGTTCAGCGTGTCATTTCAGCAATGACCGCAGCGTGACGTTCCGGCGTCAGAAATCCGCGCTGCTCCATGAATTCCAAGCCCCGCACCATTTCGGGGTCGTCGTATGTGATGTAGTCCGCGATGGTGAAACGGTCGTAGAACAGCTTCACATCCACGTCCCTCATGGCTGCACTGGCAATGGCCCGCTGTTCTTCCGGCGTGAATAAATCGAATTTGGCTTTACCTGTGTAGCGGTTGTAAATATCTTGCGCTTCGGATGCGATAGGTTTTTGCGTATCCCAGTAAATATTACTCATCTGTAGGCACCTCTATTTCGCCATCTTTGGCAGTTACAACCACATTATCTAGAATGGTAGGACATGCGATGGTGATTTGCAATTCTCCATCCACGCGTGCAACCGGGCCAATAATCCATGCGCTCTTTGTCTCAACGATATAGCCATCAGGCAGCGGGGAGAAATCAAAGTCCTCCCCATTTATCTTCAACAAGTCGCCGCTTTTATAAAGCTCCAAAGTGTCGAACCGAAATTGCGGTGTGAATTTGATTTTCATAATTAGTACCAATAGCCTTGGACAGAATAGGAAGTAAGAGTAATGTTCTGCGCAGTTCCTCCGTTCTTTCCGACAGCAGCAATAGCCTGAGCTCCTGCCATTTGCGCATAACCATACATGAAGTCTGGAGACGTTCCTGGGTTTATCTGTGCAAAAACTACGGAAGACTTAGAAAGCACTACAGGCGTAGGCGTGGCATACCCTGAATACACAACAGGGGTGTTTGCAGCAACGCTCGTAACAGTAGCATTTGGGGTTGCCAATATGGTTAGCGACCCATCGTTACGCAAGATAAATGTGCCGTTCGCGTTGCTACCATACTGCACTTGGCGGTCAACAACCCAGTTGGTTCCGTTGTATGTAGCAACAGTGTCAACATCTGTGCGAATATATCCGGCAGGCAAAGCCACCCCAGTAACTGTAACTGCCCCCACCGCACCAAGGCCATCAACATTGATTGTTGTGGCCCCGGTATTTGCAGCAGTTGCACGAAATGTCTTTATTTGCCCTCGCACCAATGAAGTCTGCGGATATACAGACGACAAGGTTATTGCGTTTGCAGTGCCACCGTAGGTTCCAAACGCCCACGCCATGTGTCGGATGGTTATTTTTGCAGCATCCGACAAACCGAGGTCACCGCCGACAACAAGATTCTTCGCCACACCCAGGCCGCCGGCGATACGCAATGCCCCCGTTGTCGCAGACGTAGATTCTGTGGTGTCGGTAACGTTAAGCCATCCGTCAATTTGGTTCTGTGTGGAACCCGCAAGATGGATACCCCACTTAATCCCATAGGTACCAGACCCTGCGTAAACACCACGGAACAAGTACGCCGTGTTGATAGTGCCGGCATTTGTTATTGAGGTGTAGCTACCCAACGCACGAACCAACGTGCTATTGGTATTAGTGTTGTTTATATAACTAGCAACGCCATATGAGTCATTAGTTTGCTTTGCAGTCGTCCCTACGTGCTGACTAATGAACCATCCTGCATAAGCGTTTGCCAGATTCTGAGTCCGCGCAGCATTATCTGTAGCATACCCACGCGCACCCGCAATAACAGTGGCTTCGCCCACACCGTCGGCTGCAGCAGAAACTTCTGCCACTGCTTCAGAACCAACAAGTGAAATTGTAGACCCCGCTAGTTGGGCCACCGTATTGTTGCCTCGCATTCGGAGGTATGCAGCACGATGTGTGCGCCCAGCAGTCAACGTAGTTGAGTCGGTGGAAATATCAAAATTTACACCTGATATATTTCCGTTAGCTGGGAATGTGGTATCTGTGCAGTAGACCCCCACGCCAGTATTCCAGGTGGTGCTGCCAATACCGATACGACTGGCATTAAATCCACCATAAAAAGACTGCACAGCCGTCCACGTCTGCGCCGTTGCAGTCAGAACAAACTGCTTCCATGTGCTAGTCGGAATATCCTCAAACCGCCCAGCGTAGAACACAGGTTTTGCAGTGTCCCACCGCAGCGACATAAAAGACCATGTATCGAGGGTCTTGCTGAAGAAGCCAGGGCTATACCGCATTTCGATTGGTATGGTTTCACCATCCGCCCGGTAGAACCCCGACCCTTTAGCCAAACACTGCGCGAAAAAGTCCTGCAAGCTAGTTGCAGATATACGCGTGGCTTCGACCTTGGTTGCCCCAGCCTCAACGCCATCCAGCTTCAGCCGCTCTGCTGGCGTCAGCAGGCGCGCAGGATCAATGGACACCGCCGACTGCGCAGCACTCTGCGCCGCCGCATTCGCCTGCTGGGCGGCCGCATTCGCCGTGGACGATGCGGCTTGCGCATCGCCCTTGGCCAGTTCTGCTGCGCTCTTGGCACTCTCTGCCGCCAGCTTGGCTTCGGCGGATGCCAGCGAAGCGCCGCGTGCTTCCTGCAATGCCTGGTTGGAATCGATCACCGCGTTCTGTGCTGCAGCAACCATGTCCGGGATGCCGGATGAATCCACCACATCCTGCGCCTGACGCGCCGCCGCCTGGGCCGCGGCAACCGCCTCGGCAATGGGGCCTGCCACCGTGATTTCCTCGGGGTCCTGCAGCAGCACCACATCGTCGTCGGTGATCGTGACACCCTCCACGGTAGTGCGCAGGCTATAGCGCCCGTTCACCGCGTAGAAATAGAAATTGCCCGAGCTGTCGGTGACCAGCGGATTCGGCGCGGCAATGGCGCCGGCGCGGTCCAGAAACAGGCTCGCCAGCTCGCCGGCCTCGTTCAGCACCGTCACGGGCACATTGCGGATCGCCGCGCCCGTGGTGCTGGTGATATTGGATTTGTACTTTTGCATCTGCCCTTCCTTATTTCACGCGCATCACATGGCAGCCGGTGGTGGCAATACCGCGCGCTTCGGTGCCGCCCTGCTTGGTCACCGACACCTCGTGCGTGTGCGATCCCGCTGCCGCCGCCGTACCGCTCACGTCGTGCGCATGTGCGCCTGCGTCCTGTAGCTTGGAATAGCGCACATAGCTGCGGTTGGTGCCAATGGCGCCATAGGTGTCGGTGGCCCCATCCGGGTTGCCTTGCCCCTCGTTGCCGGTATAGCCATGGTTGTGGCTGCCCGCCTGGCCGGTGCTGCCACTGACGGTGTGCGAATGCGCACCCGCCTGGGTGACCGCCGCCGCGTGGTCGTGCTCCTTGTTCTGGCTGTCCTGGATCAGCCCCGGCGCACCCGCAGACAAAGCCCCGTCACCGCGTTTGACGGCAGCGCCAAAGCTGTCCTTCTGCTTACCGTTGTTGTCCGGCAGGCGGAACGTGGTGGCCCCGTCCCCGCTGGAAAAGCTGGCACGCTTGGCCTTGTCCGCCCACCAGTCCGCTTCCGCAACCAGCGGATAGCCACCGGTCGACACAAACTGCCACAGCGCCGGGTAGTCCGCGCGCAGCAGCAGATCCCCATCCTCCGGCTTGAAATTGGCTTTGATCCTGGAACGCGCCCCGCCCCACCACATCGATCCGCCAAGGGGCATGCCAGCGGCGGCCACCTCATCGCGCAACTGCGCAATGCAGGCCGCGTGGAACCGGATGTAGTTGTCCAGGTTCGGAAAAACCGGCTCCGTGCCGGCGGGATAGTTCTCCGCCGAATTCGGCGAAAGCTCGTCTATGCTGTTGGGTACTGGCATGGATTGCCCATAAAAAAAGCCTCCACAAGGGAGGCTGGTGAATAAAAACCCGCTGCAGGCGGTTCAAGGAAGAAGCATGAAGGGCTGGAGAAAATTCTTTTACATCGTGGACAAAGGTTCCGATCTGCTTCTGATGTTCGCAGCTGTATTTATCTACTATGCTCTTGGAATTGGCCTTTTGATCAGTGGGTTTTTTCTTTTTTTCAGATGGGTTATCAGACCCACAGGTCTTCGCAGTGACTTCCCCCGCCTCATAGCCAAAATTTCTGATCTGACCATCCAGTCCATCGACAAGATTACTGACTTATTCCATCAGTTCATTGAAACCATCGCCGGAATTCCGGATACCTTGCGCCAACTCAGCCTTGAAACCTTCACCCAATTCATCAGCGGGTGGCTGACCCAATCAGGATTCGCTCCCTCAACCCATGTCTTTATCATTGCCATGGCGGGCCTGGCGATAATTTTCTTGATCGTGCTGCAATATTGGCCCCTAGTGCTCCGACAGGCACGCCACCCACTCACACCCCGGTGGCTTGACGCAGCCTGGGCCCGTACCGGCGGCCCACCCGTCCTTGACGTTCGCTGCCATGAGAAAAGCCTTTATCGTCGGAATTTGTTACGATAACGATACAAACACCACCTCAAGGGAGAACACTGCAATGGGAAGCTTCAGCATCTGGCACTGGTTCACTATGTTCATATTCGGACTCGTTGTCTGGCTTGCAGTGGCATGGCCCATTGCACGAATCCTGACAAGAACCGGCCATTCGAAATGGCTGGCCGTGCTGGCGCTGATCCCGGGTGTGAACTGGATTTCTCTCTGGATCTTTGCCTACAAGCCCTGGCCTCGCGAAGGCGAATAACGGTTCAAGCCGCCGTGCCAATCCAGGCTTGGCGGCGTTGAACCAATGCACCTGGCCCGGCAAAGCAGGCGGTACATCCAAACAACATCCGCCCGCCGCCCATATTGCTTGGAGCGACCAACACCGCAGCCTAAAAAACCTGCTCCAGCCGGTTTTGGGCAACGGTGCTCACGGAGGGAATCGCGTCAATACGGCCACAAA comes from the Comamonas terrigena NBRC 13299 genome and includes:
- a CDS encoding DUF4349 domain-containing protein produces the protein MRKAFIVGICYDNDTNTTSRENTAMGSFSIWHWFTMFIFGLVVWLAVAWPIARILTRTGHSKWLAVLALIPGVNWISLWIFAYKPWPREGE
- a CDS encoding lysozyme, with the protein product MNYKQQLIAAIGAAAAAVVVPFVATHEGTVYRTYRDPIGIVTACTGHTGPELRMGQTFTREQCEAMLYQDLDRHADALGCIREQLTDGQRAAFLSFAFNVGEGAFCASTLVRKANAGDMAGACAELSRWTYAGGKQLSGLVRRRAAERQLCEGGLA
- a CDS encoding lysis system i-spanin subunit Rz, which produces MTGRGKSILAALALASAFAAGWAAQGWRADAALAQLRQDHAGVLADIATKTRAAADAVRAYEQQVGRALAAADKKSTEELSNAKTETQRLRDCVRAGTCGVRIVTRYVDQPGGPGSTDAAAGGVGNDAIALDAGISERVFDLRDAIAEDAAKIDYLQQYAKQCQRVSAVKLDL
- a CDS encoding acyltransferase family protein codes for the protein MDSLQCLRGFAAVSVVFYHFSFSLPLWSDKSTSYAAEILSKGYLGVDIFFVISGFILAWVGVLSRAEPANPGSFAIKRFFRIAPSYWVSMLFIAYLLSKSDPSGVDFLKMMFFIPLGNLQAPYYSLLMNDVGWTLCYEIAFYLIFCISLFFGRFALAAAVSIILFFVFILPIFFGILPSFDSNRDTQFSLVYLRLITNPMMLEFIPGIAAAWGFYKFKDKIPTLFAWLIFALGVTLLIYGYLNVDKAKGFSFLGAALPAGLVILGATIIEYRGMINFPKFLVWLGDVSFALYLTHWALRWGIFEKYFPSPVTVIGIYGGIFVKMSIALGLSFFWKKYIEDPTSLWANKLENIFFKIKNNIQIPQRLVPTKSGYTTCSRSVRR